Proteins from a single region of Catellicoccus marimammalium M35/04/3:
- a CDS encoding YhgE/Pip domain-containing protein yields the protein MNFFKHVSDLYMDDWKRVFKNKMAILMVLALLILPCFYAWFNIKALWDPYSNTGDLPVAVYSADKTQVLDLGKKKLDLNIGDEVVKNLKENHKIGWKFVDSKDELVDGVQSGKYYAGIYIPKDFSDCLMSFLRGKIEKPEIQYYVNQKINAIAPKITDKGAGTIQETITQQFIGTVSKAIFSMANKAGIDLDSHLIDVEKVRSLVLYTNDHLSEIDGYLQDVVQLDENMPKISENIEKTKDFVNATLPKVNQAAEGVVKVDENYPKLVEDLSVLNTLPSKIPEIQNAGKQLSMLDQNFDKIVDTVDNAQKTTQIGKEVIQKAANILPAVDQTLNQANQFLNLTQDQVSAVQKALPQVAKSVNTSLSLVYGIAQNIQTESARLYALVQGNALTDKDKADVNKFVQSMNQQLAQMNGMLSGMIGTLEQLQQAGGNHDLQSLIDTLKQAETVNKDLEGHLNRIDQTVEHASVAEIQSALKQVNELSKKIQGMIQEVANANLPQKVANIASELQATLKDAKSVTAKIKGVDLVPLLKNANKTLVEANDLITEFKKQLPSLRQEVHDASTLLNENMSTIIAGIEGGQKFYQEGLPLIGDKLNQASAFVTGALPNMEEKLQNLLNVVDAKLPTITSALNTTSAIINSEWPKLQQSIRKLAKKMEDGATKVDLKDIVKLLKNDVKEEVDFMKDPIKLKEENIYPVPNYGSQSAPFYTVLCLWVGGLLSSSLLSATPFFGPNRRRRKAMSKEERELEDANSRASSDTYYTLREGYVAKMLIFLTIAFIQAAAVTLGNFFILDIYAYNKVWYFFFALLVAFSFTSLIYMFVGLFKDVGKAACVIILVLSISGGGGNFPIQLSGPFFQAIYPFLPFTYGVNLIRESTGGIYWPNALHDILILALFAIVAIVLGIWLCERFEKPFEKIEEGIEKTHFFS from the coding sequence TTGAATTTTTTTAAACATGTTTCTGATCTCTATATGGATGACTGGAAAAGAGTCTTTAAAAATAAAATGGCAATTTTAATGGTCTTAGCCTTATTAATCTTACCTTGCTTCTACGCATGGTTTAATATTAAGGCTTTATGGGATCCATATAGTAATACAGGAGATTTACCTGTAGCCGTATATAGTGCAGATAAAACTCAAGTATTAGATCTAGGAAAGAAAAAATTAGATTTAAATATCGGAGATGAAGTGGTTAAAAACTTAAAAGAAAACCACAAAATCGGTTGGAAATTTGTTGATTCTAAAGATGAATTAGTCGATGGTGTTCAATCTGGGAAATATTATGCAGGGATTTATATTCCTAAAGACTTTTCCGATTGTTTAATGAGTTTTCTACGAGGAAAAATAGAAAAACCAGAGATTCAGTACTATGTCAACCAAAAAATTAATGCGATTGCTCCAAAAATTACGGATAAAGGAGCAGGAACTATCCAAGAAACGATTACCCAACAATTCATTGGGACGGTCAGTAAAGCAATTTTCTCGATGGCCAATAAAGCAGGAATTGATTTAGATAGTCACTTAATTGATGTAGAAAAAGTTCGAAGCTTAGTCTTATATACGAATGATCATTTGTCAGAAATTGATGGCTACCTTCAAGACGTTGTACAATTAGACGAAAATATGCCAAAAATTTCAGAAAATATCGAGAAAACGAAAGACTTTGTGAATGCTACATTACCAAAAGTAAATCAAGCAGCTGAAGGGGTAGTAAAAGTAGATGAAAACTATCCAAAATTAGTAGAAGATTTATCTGTATTAAATACTCTACCAAGTAAGATTCCAGAAATTCAAAATGCTGGAAAACAATTATCAATGCTTGATCAAAACTTTGATAAAATTGTGGATACAGTAGATAACGCACAAAAAACTACACAAATTGGTAAAGAAGTAATTCAAAAAGCAGCAAATATTTTACCAGCGGTAGACCAAACGTTAAATCAAGCCAATCAATTTTTAAATCTAACACAAGATCAAGTATCTGCTGTACAAAAAGCATTACCGCAAGTAGCGAAGTCTGTGAATACTTCTTTATCTTTGGTCTATGGAATTGCCCAAAATATCCAAACAGAAAGTGCACGTCTTTATGCTTTAGTTCAAGGAAATGCCCTAACCGATAAAGATAAAGCAGATGTTAATAAGTTTGTCCAATCAATGAATCAACAGTTGGCACAAATGAATGGCATGCTTTCTGGAATGATTGGTACTTTAGAGCAGTTACAACAAGCAGGTGGAAATCATGATTTGCAATCTCTGATTGATACATTAAAACAAGCAGAGACCGTAAATAAAGATTTAGAAGGACATCTAAATAGAATTGATCAAACGGTAGAACATGCTTCTGTCGCTGAAATTCAATCTGCGTTAAAACAAGTCAATGAATTATCAAAGAAAATTCAAGGGATGATTCAAGAAGTAGCGAATGCTAATTTACCACAAAAAGTAGCGAATATTGCTAGTGAATTGCAAGCTACATTGAAAGATGCAAAATCAGTAACAGCTAAAATTAAAGGTGTTGATTTGGTTCCATTATTGAAAAATGCAAACAAAACATTAGTTGAAGCCAATGATTTAATTACTGAATTTAAAAAACAATTACCAAGCTTAAGACAAGAAGTTCATGATGCAAGTACTTTATTGAATGAAAATATGTCAACTATCATTGCTGGTATTGAAGGTGGTCAAAAATTCTATCAAGAAGGACTACCATTAATTGGAGATAAATTAAATCAAGCGAGTGCTTTTGTAACTGGTGCGTTACCAAATATGGAAGAAAAATTACAAAACTTATTAAATGTAGTGGATGCAAAATTACCAACTATTACTTCTGCTTTAAATACTACTTCTGCCATCATTAACAGCGAATGGCCAAAATTACAACAATCCATCCGTAAGTTAGCGAAGAAAATGGAAGATGGTGCTACAAAAGTAGATTTAAAAGACATTGTTAAATTGTTGAAGAATGATGTCAAAGAAGAAGTGGACTTCATGAAAGATCCAATTAAATTAAAAGAAGAAAATATTTATCCTGTACCAAACTATGGTTCACAAAGTGCTCCATTCTACACTGTACTTTGTTTATGGGTAGGAGGATTATTAAGTTCAAGTCTTTTATCAGCCACTCCATTCTTTGGTCCAAATCGTCGCCGTCGTAAAGCAATGTCCAAAGAAGAACGAGAACTAGAAGATGCGAACTCACGTGCTTCTTCTGACACATATTACACATTACGTGAAGGTTATGTAGCGAAGATGCTTATCTTCCTAACGATTGCCTTTATTCAAGCAGCAGCAGTAACTTTAGGAAACTTCTTTATTTTAGATATTTATGCCTATAATAAAGTTTGGTATTTCTTCTTTGCTTTACTCGTAGCTTTCTCATTTACATCTTTGATTTATATGTTTGTCGGATTATTCAAAGATGTCGGAAAAGCAGCGTGTGTCATTATCCTGGTATTATCTATCTCTGGAGGAGGAGGAAACTTCCCAATCCAATTATCAGGACCATTCTTCCAAGCGATTTATCCATTCCTTCCATTTACTTATGGGGTAAACTTGATTCGTGAATCAACAGGAGGAATCTATTGGCCAAATGCGTTACATGACATTTTAATTCTAGCTTTATTTGCGATTGTCGCTATTGTTTTAGGAATTTGGTTATGTGAACGCTTTGAAAAACCATTTGAAAAAATTGAAGAAGGAATTGAAAAAACTCACTTCTTCAGTTAA
- a CDS encoding Ig-like domain-containing protein: MSTTLTRTKTRFCGLAVATLATVALGIGAHAQKVQAAELPIQGASAKDAIITTDDGKNVTGQTNLNKYVYYNANYKWSLPQNVTVKNGDTAQFELPNNVEVRVADTKFDVKNEKNQTVGTFDIKKGSHTGKLTFNSYFANHKMKDIHGRLSFKVSGTEENAPGEWFLNKSGWLDNDGNANWTVVYNPQSKHLTNVHLDDILRNGQTYVDDSIQLWYGHVENNQFVAEEKITDPVKQGLVHVSENNDILSFYFKKLDKAVQLYYKTKPSTAEQYQNLDLVNVVDASCDQIAMNTISCKIAVGGNGTADGTQTPTDKPDKPSKPDQPGKPDQPSKPDKPSKPDQPSKPDQPSKPDQPSKPDQPSKPDQPSKPDKPGKPDKPSKPDKPGKPDQPSKPDHPNCKPDWPNWPGCPDWPLIPNWPGCPDWPLIPNWPSCPDWPLIPNWPGCPDWPLIPNWPCSPCNK; this comes from the coding sequence ATGAGTACAACACTTACTCGTACAAAAACTCGTTTTTGTGGTTTAGCTGTTGCCACACTAGCGACAGTCGCACTGGGAATAGGGGCCCATGCACAAAAAGTTCAAGCAGCAGAATTACCAATTCAAGGTGCGTCTGCCAAAGATGCAATCATTACTACAGATGATGGAAAAAATGTAACTGGACAGACAAATTTAAATAAATATGTTTATTATAATGCAAATTACAAATGGTCTTTACCACAAAATGTGACTGTGAAAAATGGAGACACTGCACAATTTGAACTACCAAATAATGTAGAAGTTCGTGTCGCAGATACAAAATTTGACGTTAAAAATGAGAAAAACCAAACAGTAGGTACCTTTGATATTAAAAAAGGTTCTCATACTGGGAAATTAACTTTTAACTCTTATTTTGCTAATCACAAAATGAAAGATATTCATGGTCGTTTATCTTTTAAAGTTAGTGGTACAGAAGAAAATGCGCCGGGTGAATGGTTCCTAAATAAATCTGGTTGGCTAGATAATGATGGAAACGCCAATTGGACAGTAGTTTATAATCCACAATCTAAACATTTAACTAATGTGCATTTAGATGATATTTTACGTAATGGACAAACTTATGTCGACGATTCTATTCAATTATGGTATGGACACGTAGAAAACAACCAATTTGTAGCAGAAGAAAAAATTACTGACCCTGTAAAACAAGGACTAGTTCATGTATCTGAGAATAATGATATTCTTTCTTTCTACTTTAAAAAATTAGATAAAGCTGTTCAACTATACTACAAAACAAAACCAAGCACAGCTGAACAATATCAAAACTTAGATTTAGTCAATGTTGTAGATGCAAGTTGTGATCAAATTGCCATGAATACAATCAGCTGTAAAATTGCAGTTGGTGGTAATGGTACTGCAGATGGTACACAAACGCCAACAGACAAACCTGACAAACCAAGCAAACCTGATCAACCAGGTAAACCTGACCAACCAAGCAAACCTGACAAACCAAGCAAACCTGATCAACCAAGTAAACCTGATCAACCAAGCAAACCTGATCAACCAAGCAAACCTGATCAACCAAGTAAACCTGATCAACCAAGTAAACCTGACAAACCAGGCAAACCTGACAAACCAAGTAAACCTGACAAACCAGGCAAACCTGATCAACCAAGTAAACCCGATCATCCAAACTGTAAACCTGATTGGCCAAACTGGCCTGGTTGTCCTGACTGGCCTTTAATTCCAAACTGGCCTGGTTGTCCTGACTGGCCTTTGATTCCAAACTGGCCTAGTTGCCCTGATTGGCCTTTAATTCCAAACTGGCCTGGTTGCCCTGATTGGCCTTTAATTCCAAACTGGCCATGTTCACCTTGCAATAAATAA
- a CDS encoding glycosyltransferase family 2 protein produces MNIGFLDIVFIISFFGIVYYTIWVILLIIHSIHDPEYRKDFENIDPKLQLFVLIPMLNEAGVVQQTLSKFLEHTQTLPQVQLGVIDDCSSDGTADLIQKFIEENQCEKKIHLIRRTFPNAQTGKGDALNYGLEFIRQTIKVKEDETIIGVLDADAIMKEEDFQKVLLQFSTAPKLALLQTKVRMIHAKNWLQKMQDIEFATINDWIQRVRNKINNAAASGNGQFIRMSSVEGNDTPWGNALLEDFEFSTNFLLDNKETFYRTDIVVYQEAVDKVKPFIRQRSRWVQGGLDCTFKYMKRIFHSPYLKFWAKFEMIFFMLLPFFTIMVGFCNFTSLIFALCNIDLFFNLILGLTGINFLLATHTAVKYCGHDQKLKFKTIFYCGGMMIYNIILFPAIIIAFYRKITNKKTWIKTTHGVSTASS; encoded by the coding sequence TTGAATATAGGGTTTTTAGACATTGTTTTCATCATCTCTTTTTTTGGGATTGTCTATTATACCATTTGGGTCATTCTACTAATTATCCATTCGATTCATGATCCAGAATATCGAAAGGATTTTGAAAATATTGATCCAAAGCTACAACTCTTTGTCCTAATTCCAATGCTCAATGAAGCAGGTGTAGTTCAACAAACACTTTCTAAATTTCTTGAGCATACCCAAACACTACCACAAGTTCAATTAGGGGTGATTGATGATTGTTCTAGTGATGGGACAGCTGATTTAATTCAAAAATTTATTGAAGAAAATCAATGTGAGAAAAAAATTCATTTGATTCGTCGAACTTTTCCTAATGCGCAAACAGGAAAAGGTGATGCTTTGAATTATGGACTAGAGTTTATTCGACAAACTATCAAAGTAAAAGAAGATGAAACGATTATTGGAGTATTGGATGCCGATGCAATTATGAAAGAAGAAGACTTCCAAAAAGTTTTACTTCAATTTTCAACGGCACCAAAATTAGCATTACTACAAACAAAAGTACGGATGATTCATGCCAAAAATTGGTTGCAAAAAATGCAAGATATTGAGTTTGCAACCATTAATGATTGGATTCAACGCGTACGTAATAAAATTAATAATGCAGCCGCTTCAGGCAATGGACAGTTCATTCGTATGTCCAGTGTAGAAGGTAATGATACACCTTGGGGAAATGCATTATTGGAGGACTTTGAATTTAGTACAAATTTCTTGCTAGATAACAAAGAAACCTTCTATCGGACAGATATTGTGGTTTATCAAGAAGCCGTAGACAAGGTTAAACCATTTATTCGTCAACGTTCTCGTTGGGTTCAAGGAGGATTAGATTGTACTTTTAAATATATGAAACGAATCTTCCATAGTCCGTATTTAAAATTTTGGGCTAAATTTGAGATGATTTTCTTTATGCTTTTACCATTCTTTACCATAATGGTAGGATTTTGCAATTTCACCTCATTAATCTTTGCACTTTGTAATATTGATTTGTTTTTTAATTTGATTTTAGGTCTAACAGGAATTAATTTTTTATTAGCTACGCATACAGCTGTAAAATATTGTGGTCATGATCAAAAATTAAAGTTCAAAACAATTTTTTATTGTGGTGGAATGATGATTTATAATATTATCCTCTTTCCAGCCATTATTATTGCTTTCTATCGTAAAATTACGAATAAGAAAACTTGGATTAAAACCACACACGGCGTATCTACTGCGTCATCTTAA
- a CDS encoding serine hydrolase, translated as MEKKPKKKIVLSFFGLCALLFVGIFLFQSGRLYLQEWTQRNEAKEVKQEQNKEKMQYKKAKEKEEERLSLLNEEIQSLLKNQSALVGFSFYDLTTKETLSLNANIPFQAGSTFYIPVALIVADKIYAKQLDPKEEIPYEGITPEVNEGEIYKNPKESYTIEDLLRLMLAYNDSIAYEMLVQVLGGEKEVLQYLQQYYDKNQPVKEKEPCLTAGTALYYLRLLYENPTNNPEYIKIQKWLLKSGNSGLATKTTREKMAHRSSFREENYHDIGIYYGAHPYIVTIYTKGDRDGDYIIGQISDDVYKMVQKEG; from the coding sequence GTGGAAAAAAAACCAAAGAAAAAAATAGTACTTTCTTTTTTTGGTCTTTGTGCTCTTCTTTTTGTTGGTATTTTTCTATTTCAAAGTGGACGACTATATTTACAAGAATGGACACAAAGAAATGAAGCAAAAGAAGTAAAACAAGAACAAAATAAGGAAAAAATGCAGTATAAGAAAGCAAAAGAAAAAGAAGAAGAACGATTATCACTCCTAAATGAAGAGATTCAAAGCCTTTTAAAAAATCAATCCGCTTTAGTTGGATTTTCTTTTTATGATTTAACAACAAAAGAAACTCTTTCTTTAAATGCAAACATTCCTTTTCAAGCAGGAAGTACTTTTTATATTCCTGTTGCATTAATTGTGGCAGATAAAATTTATGCTAAGCAATTAGATCCAAAAGAAGAGATTCCTTATGAAGGAATTACGCCAGAAGTGAATGAAGGAGAAATTTATAAAAATCCAAAAGAAAGTTATACGATTGAGGACCTTCTTCGCTTAATGTTGGCCTATAATGATTCGATTGCTTATGAAATGTTAGTCCAAGTATTAGGTGGAGAAAAAGAAGTGCTGCAATATTTGCAACAATATTATGATAAAAATCAGCCAGTAAAAGAGAAAGAACCTTGCTTAACAGCAGGAACTGCTTTATATTATTTGCGTTTATTATATGAAAATCCAACGAATAATCCTGAATATATCAAAATTCAAAAATGGTTATTGAAATCAGGAAATAGTGGATTAGCAACAAAAACAACACGAGAAAAAATGGCTCACCGTTCTTCTTTTAGAGAAGAAAATTATCATGATATTGGAATTTATTATGGTGCACATCCTTATATTGTAACGATTTATACTAAAGGAGATCGTGACGGAGACTATATTATTGGACAAATTTCCGATGATGTTTATAAAATGGTACAAAAGGAAGGATAA
- a CDS encoding GlsB/YeaQ/YmgE family stress response membrane protein, with the protein MHTIWLLIIGTVVGAIASMIVGDSGAGGCLKNSIAGLVGSFVGERLFGDWGFHLAGIAIIPAILGAVIVIIILQFVMNRLD; encoded by the coding sequence ATGCATACGATTTGGTTATTAATCATTGGTACCGTTGTAGGAGCCATCGCAAGTATGATTGTAGGAGATTCTGGAGCTGGTGGATGTTTGAAAAATAGTATTGCTGGCTTAGTTGGATCTTTTGTTGGTGAGCGATTATTTGGTGACTGGGGATTCCATTTGGCTGGAATTGCTATTATTCCTGCAATTTTAGGAGCAGTGATTGTGATTATTATTTTACAATTTGTAATGAATCGATTGGATTAG
- a CDS encoding glycoside hydrolase family 3 N-terminal domain-containing protein translates to MKVRLNESPFYLDDEGIQWVKNKIHSLTLEEKLAQLIFYQPQEEEISALDKEITSFGVGGLYLQKDSKAHLYEKCRFLQTHYAVPAFITSKLVTGTKEAIEEGTFIGSPLKISATGKEENAYTLGWVSALEWGAIGGNIIQGPNFSTKEGKEETRYWTKNRGEFLSSFAQGVTENDVIAMGYGLFDEKISLGDWRKQNGAYARRWIKEGGSVLLLDATPFSDYIQMYSEEEKEQQRASYYSTYITEQLLRKQLQFSGVIVANVRPAESADYALAIGSGCDMVYTEEPIETVIAALKEGLHFGVFTEHQLQQSLQRILGVKAMLGLCDNIPFLEVCNKKQELAKVHQAKNQLYQGKISNEAIVLRNDHGGLRQTKGHKIALQPASPKEESLVQSIVQQWEDAQFYVLPLGETTDDFVITVRQDGTTKISDAQCILTCGNPEVPLQNEIEEIIIFDQEEETLLSLLEKIKQNTPFLGTIEEGNE, encoded by the coding sequence ATGAAAGTACGTTTGAATGAAAGTCCATTTTATTTAGATGATGAAGGAATTCAGTGGGTAAAAAATAAAATTCATTCTTTAACATTAGAAGAGAAATTAGCACAATTAATTTTTTATCAGCCACAAGAAGAAGAGATTTCAGCGCTAGATAAAGAAATTACTAGTTTTGGAGTTGGAGGACTATATTTACAAAAAGATAGTAAAGCCCATCTTTATGAAAAATGTCGTTTTTTACAGACTCATTATGCAGTACCAGCTTTTATTACTAGTAAGTTAGTAACAGGGACAAAAGAAGCTATTGAAGAAGGAACCTTTATTGGTTCTCCTCTGAAAATTAGCGCTACAGGTAAAGAAGAAAATGCTTATACTTTAGGTTGGGTTAGTGCTTTAGAATGGGGCGCAATTGGAGGAAATATTATTCAGGGACCAAACTTTTCGACAAAAGAAGGAAAAGAAGAAACTCGCTATTGGACAAAGAATCGTGGAGAATTTCTTTCTTCTTTTGCTCAAGGAGTTACTGAAAATGATGTTATCGCCATGGGTTATGGTTTATTCGATGAAAAAATTAGCTTAGGGGACTGGCGAAAACAAAATGGAGCTTATGCTCGTCGTTGGATTAAAGAAGGAGGAAGTGTTCTTCTTTTGGATGCTACTCCTTTCTCAGATTATATTCAAATGTATAGTGAAGAAGAAAAAGAACAACAACGTGCAAGTTATTATTCCACTTATATTACAGAGCAATTGTTGCGCAAACAATTACAATTTTCAGGTGTAATTGTAGCAAATGTTCGTCCAGCAGAATCTGCAGATTATGCCTTAGCGATTGGTTCAGGATGTGATATGGTTTATACAGAGGAGCCGATTGAGACTGTAATTGCGGCATTAAAAGAAGGATTACATTTTGGCGTGTTTACCGAGCATCAATTGCAACAATCATTGCAACGTATTCTAGGAGTTAAAGCAATGCTTGGTTTATGTGACAATATCCCATTTTTAGAAGTGTGCAATAAAAAACAAGAATTAGCTAAGGTTCATCAAGCGAAAAATCAATTGTATCAAGGAAAAATTTCTAATGAAGCTATTGTTTTACGTAATGATCACGGAGGATTACGTCAAACGAAAGGACATAAAATTGCTTTACAACCAGCAAGTCCAAAAGAAGAATCGTTGGTACAATCGATCGTTCAGCAATGGGAAGATGCACAGTTTTATGTTTTACCTTTAGGAGAGACAACTGATGACTTTGTGATTACGGTTCGCCAAGATGGAACAACTAAAATTTCTGATGCACAATGTATTTTAACTTGTGGAAATCCAGAAGTACCGTTACAAAATGAAATTGAAGAGATCATTATTTTTGATCAAGAAGAAGAAACTTTACTTTCTTTACTAGAAAAAATAAAACAAAATACACCATTTTTAGGAACAATAGAAGAAGGAAATGAATAA
- a CDS encoding GDSL-type esterase/lipase family protein — translation MRLEQDDKILFLGGLNTGAGRKYDDFSDMGRGFAMITAAALDARHPDLSLRFANAAQLGDNSQIMMESMNERCIEQKPNVVIIFAGHQDAILAEQHHEQATLKEYSRFNRNLRQLIQEIQNTVTRRIILLEPFLLDVNSQTRALRIDMNQKIQILREIARDCQCEYVALDGIINELAIRYGNQAYIAEDGMTYHPATHHIIAQRLLEHFE, via the coding sequence ATGCGATTAGAACAAGATGATAAGATATTATTTTTAGGTGGATTAAATACAGGAGCCGGTCGTAAATACGATGACTTTTCTGATATGGGACGTGGTTTTGCTATGATTACAGCAGCTGCATTAGATGCAAGACATCCTGATTTAAGCTTACGCTTTGCAAATGCAGCACAATTAGGAGATAATTCACAAATTATGATGGAATCGATGAATGAACGTTGTATTGAGCAAAAGCCAAATGTAGTAATTATTTTTGCTGGCCATCAAGATGCAATTTTAGCAGAACAACATCATGAGCAAGCTACATTAAAAGAATATTCTCGTTTTAACCGAAATTTACGTCAGTTAATTCAAGAAATTCAAAATACAGTTACTCGAAGAATTATCTTATTAGAACCCTTCTTATTAGATGTCAATTCACAAACACGTGCTTTGCGTATTGATATGAATCAAAAAATTCAAATTTTACGAGAAATTGCTCGTGATTGTCAATGTGAATATGTAGCACTGGATGGAATTATCAATGAATTAGCCATTCGTTATGGCAATCAAGCTTATATTGCTGAAGATGGAATGACTTATCATCCAGCAACACACCACATTATTGCACAACGTTTATTAGAACATTTTGAATAG
- a CDS encoding iron-sulfur cluster biosynthesis family protein → MKIEFTPKAKEYITAKKGEGKECLSLLYQPIGCICSNDAVFYLENSTEYPKDAIFVESNLGKIAMEKDKIQYLDEENKIDFNEREHHLELKGKMMGYITPNLRWVEK, encoded by the coding sequence ATGAAAATCGAGTTCACACCAAAAGCTAAAGAATATATTACAGCAAAAAAAGGCGAAGGAAAAGAGTGCCTATCTTTACTTTATCAACCGATTGGATGCATTTGTTCCAATGATGCTGTTTTTTATTTAGAGAATAGTACAGAGTATCCAAAAGATGCTATTTTTGTAGAGTCTAATTTGGGAAAAATTGCCATGGAAAAAGATAAAATCCAATATTTAGATGAAGAAAATAAAATTGATTTTAATGAAAGAGAACATCATTTAGAATTAAAAGGAAAAATGATGGGTTATATTACGCCAAATCTACGTTGGGTGGAAAAATAG
- a CDS encoding PTS sugar transporter subunit IIA has protein sequence MSTSHLPSLHAASTGTLISLSKVEDALFSYRVLGDGYCILAKESQVVAPCDGTITMTFPTKHCFALQTKEQETIWITLGIDTIQLEGKPFISHVHVGQTVKTGDLLCEMNLSLLDEYHLAPYVIVTVPDCMQLPFSIAEQEVQQSQPLT, from the coding sequence ATGAGTACTTCTCATCTTCCAAGCTTACATGCGGCCAGTACCGGAACTTTAATTTCTCTTTCTAAAGTTGAAGATGCATTATTCTCTTATCGTGTTTTAGGTGACGGATACTGTATTTTAGCAAAAGAATCGCAAGTAGTTGCTCCTTGTGATGGAACAATTACCATGACTTTTCCTACCAAGCATTGTTTTGCGTTACAAACAAAAGAACAAGAAACGATTTGGATTACTTTAGGTATTGATACGATTCAATTAGAAGGTAAACCATTTATTTCTCATGTTCATGTAGGGCAAACCGTGAAGACAGGAGATCTTTTATGTGAAATGAACCTTTCTCTACTTGATGAGTATCATCTCGCGCCTTACGTGATTGTAACCGTACCAGATTGTATGCAACTTCCTTTTTCGATTGCCGAACAAGAAGTTCAACAATCTCAACCCCTAACATAA
- a CDS encoding undecaprenyl-diphosphate phosphatase encodes MEIMNIIKATILGIVEGITEWLPISSTGHLILVDQFIKMRESAAFMEMFNVVIQLGAILAVVLLYFHKLNPFSPQKNEIEKKDTWTLWGKVIVACIPSAVIGLLFDDWLEAHFYHFVPVAVMLIVYGVLFIIIENRNKNVTPKVTTLPGLTWKTAFFIGMFQVLALIPGTSRSGATILGAILIGCSRYVSAEFSFFLGIPTMLGASALKMVKFFLKGNTITFGNGMVLLVGCVVSFVVSVLAIKFLMKYIQKHDFKAFGWYRIILGILLLGYWFIAMR; translated from the coding sequence ATGGAAATTATGAATATAATAAAGGCTACCATTTTGGGAATTGTAGAAGGAATTACCGAATGGTTGCCGATTAGTAGTACGGGTCACTTAATTTTAGTCGATCAGTTTATTAAGATGAGAGAATCGGCTGCTTTTATGGAAATGTTTAATGTGGTTATCCAATTGGGAGCGATTTTAGCTGTGGTTTTACTTTATTTCCATAAATTAAATCCATTTTCTCCACAAAAAAATGAAATTGAAAAGAAAGATACTTGGACACTATGGGGAAAAGTAATTGTTGCTTGTATTCCTAGTGCTGTCATTGGATTATTATTTGATGACTGGCTAGAAGCACATTTTTATCATTTTGTTCCTGTAGCAGTGATGTTAATTGTTTATGGGGTTTTATTTATTATTATCGAAAATCGGAATAAAAATGTGACACCAAAAGTAACTACACTTCCCGGTTTAACTTGGAAAACAGCCTTCTTTATTGGAATGTTCCAAGTTTTAGCACTGATTCCTGGAACAAGTCGTTCTGGAGCTACTATTTTAGGAGCTATTTTAATTGGCTGTTCCCGTTATGTTTCAGCAGAATTTTCTTTCTTCTTAGGAATTCCAACGATGCTTGGAGCCAGCGCTTTGAAGATGGTAAAATTTTTCTTAAAAGGAAACACAATTACTTTTGGAAATGGAATGGTCCTTCTTGTTGGCTGTGTCGTTTCTTTTGTTGTTTCAGTTTTAGCGATTAAATTCTTAATGAAATATATTCAAAAACATGACTTTAAAGCCTTTGGTTGGTACCGTATTATTTTAGGTATTTTACTATTAGGATATTGGTTTATTGCGATGAGATAA